The proteins below come from a single Gossypium raimondii isolate GPD5lz chromosome 2, ASM2569854v1, whole genome shotgun sequence genomic window:
- the LOC105788593 gene encoding F-box protein At5g07670: MSVLEENPDSPLKKRPPRWSDIWLKKTKPLKHVVFAMQLQSLASKDPKSQTLIPHFANIDRTLLLSDDLLLKILSKLPLSQRNPNSLVCKRWLYLQGRLVRSLKILDWNFLVSGRLITRFPNLAHVDLLNGCLFSPRNSGILLTHRMVSMQMRYGNCSNWELLEENLLPVEVVDGGLQALANGCPNLRRLVVINASELGLLTLAEECLTLQELELHKCNDNVLRGIAACENLQILKLVGNVDGLYCSLVSDVGLTILAQGCKRLVKLELSGCEGSFDGIKAIGQCCLMLEELTICDHRMEDGWLAALSYCENLKTLRLLSCKRIDLDPGPDEYLGFCPSLERLHLQKCQLRSKKSVRALFRVCEAVREVVVLDCWGLDNDMFTFASVCRRVKFLSLEGCSLLTTEGLEATVLSWLDLETLVVVSCKNIKESDISPALATLFCNLKELRWRPDTKSLLSSSLMGTGMGKKGGKFFKRT; encoded by the exons ATGTCAGTTTTGGAGGAAAACCCAGATTCCCCGTTGAAGAAGAGGCCGCCGCGCTGGTCGGACATTTGGCTCAAGAAAACAAAGCCATTGAAGCATGTGGTGTTCGCTATGCAGCTTCAGTCTTTAGCTTCTAAAGACCCCAAATCCCAAACCCTTATCCCCCATTTCGCTAACATCGACCGAACTCTTCTCTTGTCCGACGACCTCCTCCTAAAAATCCTCTCTAAGCTACCCCTTTCTCAAAGGAACCCTAACTCCCTTGTCTGCAAACGGTGGCTCTATCTCCAAGGCCGTTTGGTTCGGTCCTTGAAGATCCTAGATTGGAACTTTCTCGTTTCAGGTCGGTTAATCACTAGATTCCCTAACTTAGCACACGTGGATTTGCTCAATGGCTGTTTGTTTTCACCCCGAAATTCCGGGATTCTGTTAACTCATCGGATGGTTTCGATGCAAATGAGGTATGGCAATTGTTCAAATTGGGAGCTTTTGGAAGAAAACCTATTGCCTGTTGAAGTTGTTGATGGAGGTCTACAAGCACTTGCTAATGGCTGCCCCAATCTTCGAAGACTTGTGGTAATTAACGCCAGCGAGTTGGGGTTGTTAACCTTGGCTGAAGAATGTTTGACACTACAAGAGCTTGAGTTACATAAGTGTAACGACAACGTTTTACGAGGGATTGCAGCGTGTGAGAATTTGCAAATCCTGAAACTTGTCGGAAACGTTGACGGTCTTTATTGTTCATTGGTTTCCGATGTTGGGTTAACTATCCTAGCTCAAGGGTGCAAGAGGTTAGTTAAGCTTGAACTTAGTGGTTGTGAAGGGAGTTTTGATGGGATTAAAGCCATTGGGCAATGCTGTTTAATGCTTGAAGAATTAACTATTTGTGATCATAGAATGGAAGATGGATGGTTGGCTGCATTGTCTTATTGTGAGAATTTGAAGACTTTGAGGTTGCTGTCTTGTAAGAGGATCGACTTGGATCCCGGCCCCGATGAGTACTTGGGGTTTTGTCCGTCTCTCGAGCGATTGCATTTGCAAAAGTGTCAATTGCGGAGTAAGAAGAGTGTGAGAGCTTTGTTTCGAGTATGTGAAGCTGTGAGAGAGGTTGTTGTTTTGGACTGCTGGGGATTGGACAACGATATGTTCACCTTTGCTAGTGTTTGCAG GAGAGTGAAGTTCTTATCTTTAGAAGGATGCTCATTACTGACAACTGAAGGTTTGGAAGCCACGGTTCTTTCGTGGTTGGACCTCGAAACTCTGGTAGTCGTATCATGCAAGAACATAAAGGAAAGTGACATATCTCCCGCACTCGCAACCTTATTCTGTAATCTTAAAGAGTTGCGGTGGAGGCCAGACACCAAATCTTTGCTTTCGTCCAGTCTTATGGGAACTGGCATGGGAAAAAAAGGTGggaaatttttcaaaaggaCGTGA